The genomic interval AAGTAAAAGAACTCACACTAAAAGATGGAGAAAAATATGAGTTAACTATTAATTCTGACGGAATAAACTCACTACAAGCTTCAATTTCTTGGACGGATAAACCTGGGACAGTTAACAAAATAATAAATTCATCCACGCCAATTTTGGTAAACGACTTAGATATTAGAATTACAAAAAATGATGATATTTTTTATCCTTGGAAATTAACAGGTGTTACAACAAAGGATACAGGCGATAATGTTGTAGATCCTTTTGAAAGAATAGATATTAATAACGCTAAAGGAAGCTATACTGTTACTGTAACCCATAAAGGCGTATTAACTGATAACAATCAAGATTTTTCATTATTAATAACTGGAATCACGAATGAAAGAATAATAAATAATTCTAATGATATCAACTTTAAAAAAGTAAAACTATATCCAAATCCTGTTATCAAAAATGAAAACTTACATTTAAATTTTTCATCAAAAAATTTACAAGAAACTTTAAAAATAGTAGTTACAAATTCACTAAATCAAAAAGTTTTAACTCAAAATATTGAAGGAGCAGGAGAAAATAATTCTATTATAATTAATACAAATAATTTAAAATCTGGAATCTATTTTTTAAGAATTGAATCATTAGAATATAATATTGTAAAAAAAATCATTGTAAAAAACCCAAATTAATTTAAATGCTTTTTTTAATTATAAACCTCTTTAATGTAAAACTTAAAGAGGTTTTTTTGTTTCTTTGAATCAAATTTATTTTAATGAATTACTTAACGGTTGAAAACATATCTAAAGCTTACGGTGAACGTGTCCTATTTGAAGATATTTCTTTTGGAATAAATAAAGATCAAAAGATTGCTTTTATAGCAAAAAATGGAAGTGGAAAAACGTCTATTTTAAACATTATTGCTGGAAAAGACACTTCTGATACAGGTCAAATTGTTAGTAGAAAAGATATTCACATAGCTTATCTTTCTCAGGCAGATAATTTAGACAGTGCACTTACGATTGAAGAAACCATTTTTTCAACAGAAAATAAAATTCTATCTGTCGTAAATCAATATGAAGATGCCTTAAAAAACCCTGATGATTCTGAAGCTTATCAAAAGGCTTTTGAATTAATGGAACAACATAATGCATGGGATTTTGAAACCCAATACAGACAAATTTTATCAAAATTAAAATTACACGATTTAACTCTTAAAGTAGGATCACTTTCTGGTGGTCAAAAAAAGAGATTATCGTTAGCTATCGTTTTAATAAGCAAACCTGATTTATTAATCTTAGATGAACCTACAAATCATTTAGATTTAGAAATGATTGAATGGTTAGAAGCTTTTTTTGCTAAAGAAAAAATAACATTATTTATGGTAACACATGATCGTTATTTTTTAGAACGTGTTTGTAATGAAATCATAGAATTAGACGAAGGAAAAATATATAAATACAAAGGAAATTATTCCTATTATCTTCAAAATAAAGAAGAACGCTTGGCATTAGAAGCAACCAATTTGGGGAAAGCTAAAAGTTTATTTAAAAAAGAATTAGAATGGATGCGAAAGCAACCAAAAGCAAGAACTACAAAATCGAAGTCTAGAACCGATGATTTTTATCAAATAAAAGAAAAAGCACATCAGCGAAGAAAAGACCATACTATTCAGTTAGAAATAAATATGGAGCGTTTGGGAAGCAAAATTTTAGAGCTTCATAAAGTCTATAAATCGTTTGGTGATTTAAAAATTCTAGATGGTTTTGAGTATGTTTTTAAACGTGGTGAGCGTATTGGAATTATTGGTAAAAACGGAACTGGAAAATCGTCTTTTTTAAATATTATTACAGAAAAATCTCCGGTAGATAGTGGAAAAGTGATTTTAGGAGAGACTGTAAAATTTGGATACTACACACAAGCTGGAATTACGATTAAAGAAGGTCAAAAAGTTATTGAAGTTGTAAGAGAATTTGGAGATTATATTCCGTTAAGCAAAGGGCGAAAAATATCTGCTTCTCAACTTTTAGAACGTTTTTTGTTTGATAAAAAAAAGCAATATGATTTTGTTGAAAAGCTTTCTGGTGGAGAACAAAAAAGACTGTATTTATGTGCGGTATTAATACAAAACCCTAACTTTTTAATTCTCGATGAACCTACAAATGATTTAGATGTAGTTACTTTAAATGTATTAGAAAATTTCTTATTAGATTATCCAGGTAATTTATTGGTGGTTTCTCACGACCGTTATTTTATGGATAAAATAGTTGATGCCTTATTTGTTTTTAGAGGAAATGGCTTGGTAGAAAATTTTCCTGGAAACTATTCAGATTTTAGAGTATATGATTCTTCTTTACCAAAAGAAAAAACTGAAAAAAAGCAAACAAAAGAGGTTAAAAAAGTAGCAACCAAAAATATATTATCTTATAATGAAAAACGTGAATTTGGTGCTTTAGAATCTGAAATAGAAAAACTTCAAAAAATAAAACTTAGAATCGAAAATCAGTTCTTAAATGTTGAGATAGAACCTGATGATATTTCAAAAAAATCTGAAGAACTACAAAATACCATTGATACTTTAGAACAAAAAGAAGAACGTTGGCTAGAGCTTTCTATGAAATTAGAAGGTTAATTTACATTCACAATATCTTCATCTGCAATTAATTCTTGATTATTAAATTTCAATAAAATTTGAGCAACTGCAATGGTGTCTTTTTCACAATAAGAAACAATTCTTTCTATGTTTTTTTCTTTGTAATATACATCTGCAACTTCGCTGCCATCTATATCATCTTTTGGAGATGGAATCCCTAAAATGGACGTTAATAATTTAAGTGAAGAATAATGCTTAAAATCACCAAACTTCCATAACTCCATTGTATCCAAGTGTGCGACTTCCCATGGTTTCTTACCAAACAAATTCAATTTTTCAGGTAAATCAATACCTTTAATAATCATTCTTCGTGCAATAAAAGGGAAATCAAATTCTTTACCATTATGAGCACATAAAACATTATTTTTTTTAGCAAAATGTTTGTCGAGTAACAATTTAAAATCTATTAAAATTTTGTACTCATTATTTCCATAAAAAGAGGTAACCCTTAGTTGATTTTTCTTTTCATTTTCTACAAAATAACCAACAGAGATACAGATTATTTTACCAAACTCTGCCCAGATTCCAGCTCGAACATAAAATTCTTCTGTAGTAATATCTTCTTTTCTTTGATAGGATGTTTTTTGCTGAAATAGTTCTTTTTTATCATCAGGTAAATCAGAAAAATCTTCAATTTCTGGAACGGTTTCAATATCTAAAAAAAGAATGTTTTTTAGGTTTACTTTTAAATTCATAGCAACAATATTTTGTTTAAAAATACAAAAAGTATCTTGGTTAATTTAATGTTACCTCAACTTAGCTAAGATTAAATGATTGTTAAGGAATTGTTCTACAGTGGTTTTATTATTACATTTGAGTATTGATAATATCAATTATAAAGAATGAATAAAGGAGAGATTAAAATTTTATTAGTTGACGATGAGCCTGATATCCTAGAGATTGTTGGATATAACCTAAAAAATGAAGGTTATCAAATCTTTACTGCTTCTAACGGAAATGAGGCTATAAAATCTGCTAAAAAAAATATTCCACATTTAATATTGTTAGATATTATGATGCCAGAAATGGACGGAATTGAAGCGTGTGAAAAAATCAGAAAAATTAAATCTTTAGAAAATGTAATCATCTCATTTTTAACGGCAAGAGGCGAAGATTATTCGCAAGTGGCTGGTTTTGATGCAGGAGCAGATGATTATATTACAAAACCTGTAAAGCCTAAAGTTTTAATGAGTAAAGTAAAATCTTTATTAAGAAGGCTTAAAACAGACAAACAAACTGAAACTACTTTTACTGTTGGAGATATTGTGATTGATAGAGACGAGTACGTTGTTTTAAAAGCTGGAAAAAAAATCACACTACCTAGAAAAGA from Lutibacter sp. Hel_I_33_5 carries:
- a CDS encoding response regulator transcription factor, whose product is MNKGEIKILLVDDEPDILEIVGYNLKNEGYQIFTASNGNEAIKSAKKNIPHLILLDIMMPEMDGIEACEKIRKIKSLENVIISFLTARGEDYSQVAGFDAGADDYITKPVKPKVLMSKVKSLLRRLKTDKQTETTFTVGDIVIDRDEYVVLKAGKKITLPRKEFELFSLLTSKPGKVFKREVILDTVWGNEVVVGGRTIDVHIRKLREKIGDHHFKTVKGVGYKFVLEGADK
- a CDS encoding 3'-5' exonuclease, encoding MNLKVNLKNILFLDIETVPEIEDFSDLPDDKKELFQQKTSYQRKEDITTEEFYVRAGIWAEFGKIICISVGYFVENEKKNQLRVTSFYGNNEYKILIDFKLLLDKHFAKKNNVLCAHNGKEFDFPFIARRMIIKGIDLPEKLNLFGKKPWEVAHLDTMELWKFGDFKHYSSLKLLTSILGIPSPKDDIDGSEVADVYYKEKNIERIVSYCEKDTIAVAQILLKFNNQELIADEDIVNVN
- a CDS encoding ABC-F family ATP-binding cassette domain-containing protein, which codes for MNYLTVENISKAYGERVLFEDISFGINKDQKIAFIAKNGSGKTSILNIIAGKDTSDTGQIVSRKDIHIAYLSQADNLDSALTIEETIFSTENKILSVVNQYEDALKNPDDSEAYQKAFELMEQHNAWDFETQYRQILSKLKLHDLTLKVGSLSGGQKKRLSLAIVLISKPDLLILDEPTNHLDLEMIEWLEAFFAKEKITLFMVTHDRYFLERVCNEIIELDEGKIYKYKGNYSYYLQNKEERLALEATNLGKAKSLFKKELEWMRKQPKARTTKSKSRTDDFYQIKEKAHQRRKDHTIQLEINMERLGSKILELHKVYKSFGDLKILDGFEYVFKRGERIGIIGKNGTGKSSFLNIITEKSPVDSGKVILGETVKFGYYTQAGITIKEGQKVIEVVREFGDYIPLSKGRKISASQLLERFLFDKKKQYDFVEKLSGGEQKRLYLCAVLIQNPNFLILDEPTNDLDVVTLNVLENFLLDYPGNLLVVSHDRYFMDKIVDALFVFRGNGLVENFPGNYSDFRVYDSSLPKEKTEKKQTKEVKKVATKNILSYNEKREFGALESEIEKLQKIKLRIENQFLNVEIEPDDISKKSEELQNTIDTLEQKEERWLELSMKLEG